The window GTTTATTATAGCTATTTTCCTCGGTTTCATTGCTTCAAAGTCGTTCGTTGCGAACTTTTGTGCATATTTGAAAGAGTTACGTATCGCTACCTCGATCAGATGCACCACCTTTTTCACGACGTATATTTAGCATACATTagcaataatattattattgaattgcATAACAATTTCAAGAGAAACATCGAAAGTGACATCAGTTCTTATGGAACGATTTATCCTCATCGGCAGTTCTGTGTATTATAATTCCCTGTGTGATTTCCCCATCGTAATACTCAGGACCGTAATCCGCTACATTGATTTCTAGCTGCTCGGAGTATCCGTCGTCATATCCTAAGGGTCCGTCGTCATATCCATATTTATCACCATTTTCGTAGTAATACTTCGCGGCATCGTAGTTTGCCGAATTCGGACTGTAAGGATCTCCTGCTGCAAAAGCTTTCTAGAAAAGAGAAACTATAATGAGACTATATGTACATGTTGACCTTTCACATCGATATATCACGAGCCAAACTATTACCTGGTTGGTTTCCAAGGTGGGAGATGGAGTGATTCCTTGCTCTTCGCACTCATACTGATCATACTCAATTTCTGCTACCTCCGAGGGTTTCGGATTGGAGATCGATGGCATTGGGTTGGGAGTTGTCATGGTCCGTGGTCCACTAGTCGGCATATCGACCATGGATTGAGTGGCTTCTACATTGTAAGGCATGCTGGGACCACCACCGTATTCTCCTTCAATATTCTTCACCTTGTTTCGTAGATACTGCGTAGGCTGAACAGTACCTAACCGATGCCATCTTCCAAGATCTTGTACTTGTAGCTCAATGGGTGCATTGAGATGCGGAGAATTTACTAGAGGAATGTGTAGCTCGGTATGTGCATTTTTCTTATGTACCTGTTGGGACGAGACcggttgatttttcaaatcaatccGTTCTTCCTGGTTCCCAACCTCCACCTCATCTAAATTTTGTCTTGTAGGTGAACGATGGGGTATATTATGATATTTCAAAACTAGGTTCCAAGGAATTGGAGGCACATCGGGTTCAGAATTTTGCGTGAGGTATATAGGCTGAGGCTGTGAGTTAAGGTTCCCCGCATTGTAGTGAAAAATGTCAGATTGATCGATAGATGAGGTCGTCGACACGATTAGAGGATAGCCGACTATTTGTAGCTGGTCGTTGACTCGTTCCAGCGGAAACCTCATGAGAGCATAGTAAGTTCTTTTTTTAGGGCCGAGGACTTGCACCGCGTCCCACGGCGACGTTATATGGAGTTGATCTGCTACAGGGGCAAACAAGTCGAATGTCTTCGTGAGGTTTTCCTCTTTCGTTTGCACCCCAACGTCCGCTGACGAATTCTGAGAGTACGTGTGGGCTATTGGAACCTTGTGGTCCGACTGATGAACCGTTTTGTAGTCCTGGCGTGGCGCCGGAAATTCCGGTGATTCTGTTTGATTCTCTGGGGGAAAATGTTCGAGTACCATTGCCGTGGAGGGTTCTTGTGCCGTGAAATTTCGTGCGACATTTTTCGCCCCATTACGTGGCGAATCAACATCAAGTTCACTGTGATTGCTGGATTGATTGCTTTTTACGAACGATAGGTTACCAGGTATATTCTCAAAGGGAACAGCatcgtttattttcacaccCGGTGCTTTCGTGTTTTCCCCTGTTTTGATATTGTTGGTGGAATTTTCCAGTAGCACTGATGAGTTCAATCCAGAACCAACCGTCGAATCATTCTCGGCACTGTAAATTTCTTGTATTAACATTTCACCTGGACGGTAATTTTTACTTGGAAGGATCTCGTTACTCTTATTAAGCTGCACAAAATGATTTATCGGATGATCCTCCCTGGGATCTGTCCCGAAGTTCTTGTCTCGTGCTGCAAAGTCAACTGAGTTGTCCTGAGTTGAGTCGTTCTTGATATTCAGCTGCGGTTCTGACAAATCAGTCGAATAACCGGAATCCGATCTATTGTTATCGGTCTTATATGACTGTGGTTGATGACGGTACGTGGAATTGGGTGGCCTGGACTCCGTTAGGGAATCGTTCTTTAACTTTATCGAGTGAATATCTGAATCTGGCCTTAGGTTATAGTAATCCTGATGGTACGCGGTCCAAGGACCTTCTCCGTAATTGATTCTCGGGTGGccggtattttttttcgagaaatgATTTGGTTTCTGTTGATCCACGGAAAATAGTTGTGGGACATTTGTGCTCACGTTAGGATCGAAgttattctgaaaattataGTGCGTTAGTTTCAAAATTCCAGTTGATTCATGCTACGTAATTGAGAGCAGATGTTTTCAACAAATTCGAGTCAGTCTAAAATATCCTTAATATTTATCAACAAGCGTGTGGATTTTTGAGTCAAAGGAATCGATTTCTTCCACCTTAGGACGTGGTTTGGGTATTGGCCTACTCGTTGTCGTTTCTACAACCGTTCTTGGCATTACCAGACTTGTATCGTTGCTCTCAGTTTCAACTTGAGAAATAGATGAATTTCTGGACTGTTTCTTGACTGGAGTTAGCTGATTTTGATCTTGAATTTGCCCAATCTCTTGATCGTCATGAATATTTTGAGTAATTCTAGGTTCAGATTTTTTATCCGCAGGATCATTTCCATTATCTGTATCTTTCGAATGTTGTGAAGTTTGAGTTTTATCGAGAACTGGTACCTGTGATCGACATAAAcaaattccgaaaaaataCATCACTTCATATAACGCCAGAGTCGATTAATGCACAATGACGTTGTCAAAAAACcaatgtgaagaaaaaaaaaatctctatgACTATTTGCAGGGCTTTCCATAGTTTCGCAAGCTTCCGGTATATTAACCTGTACTTCTTCCGTATTCACTGGAAATTCCACTAAAGGTTTTCGGATAGAGCTATCGTCCTCATTGTAGGGTTTGGTGGATTCAGGAATCACATCGTTTTTTAGGAGCCATTTCTGAAAGGCTGGATTATCGGAGGTTAATTTTCGAACTTCTCTCAAccagatttgaaatttcaatcttcCCAGACTGTTTTTCACAGATTCCAGCCATTCCTTGAAGTACTGTAATATTGCGTTAAGTATTTCTATGCATAAGTATTGCTGTCGGAGCAGCTTTATGCTGCTTCGAATCTATATCACGGTATTTACCTCATATTTAACGTTTTCCTCAGCATGTTTGGCCCATATTTTGATGGCGTCTAAACCCGTTTTTAAACGGAGATAGTCAAGCCACTCTGTCATTGAAGGAGCGATCGGTTGCTGTGGATGCACGACTTTTTCTACATCAGCATCATTTTTGATCACAGGCGATTTAACGTAGACCGGAACTTGATAAATTGGTCCACTGGGTAGCGAATACGTGTTTTTGCTGCAGTGACACCTAACACGGATGGAAAAACAATAacattttcactgaaataaaCCCTGAATTCAAAGTACCATGATTAGTATCAATAAGCGGACTTATCTTACTTCGTCTGACTCGGAATGGAAGCTAGTCTAGAGTCAACCTTTGACACAGTTGTAGGATAACTGGGAAAAGCTGCAGTCTCCATCGGAGGTACCTTGAAATTCAAATCGCATTTGCAAATAGTGTTCTGGATGAATGTTTTGACTGTGTCTTGATTAAAAACTGAGCATTTTGAAGGTAAAAAAGCCGTTCACCATAGTTGGGTACATAGTCGTGGTTGTTCCGCCGATCTTCTGCCGCGTCATCTGTACTTTTTCGTCTCCATCTTCATCTTGCAGAGTTGTATCCCTCACGATCAACGACAGTCCTTCATCCACAGTTGAACGAGTCGGCGGctaaaatttttagaatagATTCACTGCTCTTGTCAAGTTTATCAACCTTGAGGCATACCTCAGGGGTTTTCAACTGCCAGACATTGTTCACAGCAGTAGGTGCTCGAGGAACGAGTCGCGTAGAAGGTGATGATATCGTCTCGGAGGATGCATGTGGTTCCCGACAGACACGGGTTGCTTCGCAGTTTTCGGTACCGTGCTCAAGCTTGCAGGAGTCCTGGACGATAACTGAGCACTCCTGATTTCTGGGGCAAATCCAGCCTCGACAGCCTGGGCTAGATGGGACCTCATTCACTGGCAAGAAAACGTGAAGGGAATAATGTCCACAATTTCATTGAGCGTTAAGTAATTTTCTAGAGATTCAAATTCAAAGTCGAAACTAACCATTTGTACTTGTGCAGTCAGGCGTATGCTTGCAGGGATCAGAGGAGGAGCAGTTGTCCGGTGGTCTTCGCAGGAAGCATTCGTATTCCGAAGGACATCCCAGATTTCTGCATCTAGCATGCCAGGCTTGAACATCTGTCcgttgaaaatgaatgaaagacGATTTTTCACGAAGTTGTTACGCACTATGTACCTTTGTTCTTAGCGCAACTTCTGAGCAACCTGCAAGGCGAATGTGGGCACTTGGATTCTCGCAAGATACACCGATGATCGGGTGGGCAATGAAAATCGGCGCAGGAAGTTGGACCGTTGTAATATTCGTGGTCAGAAACGCAGCGTGCTGCTTGCTGTGTACATCCTGTACAGATTCATAATTGGCTTGTATTAATTTAGTTGTGTATTTAATCAGTCCACGACGAGCAGAAAATAATTACTCCGATCCCAATGGCATCGGCGAACTTTGACGAGGCAAATGTAACCCTTGCTGCAGCGAACGGATTCACAAGTAATCGGACCTTTCAGTGATTCTGAAAAGAAGCTCTGAATAACTCTGGTAAACAGTgcattctttcaatttttctttctttcctcttaAATTACCTCTCGGCGTTTTAGAACAGTAGTGCATAATGGGACACGGTGGATTTTTGCACCAAAATTTCCGACTCACGCAATTCTCACCCTGGTCGCATCGCACGAACGCACAAGGTTTTGAGAAGTTAGAATTCCCCTCTcctgttacaaaaaaattgcacttTGTTCGAGTTgtcgtgtgaaaaattttgcacttGGATAAAACAAGCGCCTTTGCAATTTCAATGGATATCGCGATATCGCAAAACCACTGAACGTTCACCGAGGCCAATAACCCAATCAATTTATGACTCTCTTACCTCCCTGGAGTCGATCGTTGTTGGATGATCGAACGATATCGGCGGTAAACGCGAAGAGAAATGTCGAGAGTCCGAGTACGAGGACATCTCGGTACATCGTGAACTCGCGGGGTGAACCGTCAGCTTTCAACTAACGGTTAGAGAGAACACGGGTCTCCGCAGACGTGCGCAGGGTGAAATCAGAGCTGCCACACAGGAAGCTTGCAATGTCAACAGGTAGACGACATATTTCCACACCGTCACTGTGACGGGCAGCAAATCGATAGTTGGATGTAAACTATGCAATTCCTCAAACGACAGCGTTTATACAAACTCATTGTCGACAAGCAGTCGTTGACACAGTCTGTGACTGTTGTGTTTTCAGTTTACAATTTGAAGAACGGTATCGCATTGACGCAACAGGTGATTCACGTGCAAAGTTAATAAGTTGTAGATGTATTCGATACAGCCAATCATTAGACGGTTAGTTTattcatgaattattttattctatataGCGTATATTGTAAACCTTGTATCTAGGTATACGTGTGTCAAGTGTAGATGATATTCGTtgaagaatttataaaaaagatGTACATGCCTCTAGAAACGTGTAATTATCACGCGTGACGTACAGATTACGTAATATCTAGATCTACGTATAGAATATCGAAAACACAGCCAGTCGAATCGATCCTGCGGCACCTTAACCTTTACTCGATTAATTTACAGTTGTTTTAAAGTGTTTAATTACGGTAAAAGCAAAAGTTTCTGCTCCTGCAAATACTGTACAAATCCCAACCGTGAATAACCGGTTGATTAAATTGAACACACTTCTGTGTTACACTtatacacggaaaaaaatggAGCATTTTTTTGAcgtgttaaaaataaaataattgatggttacggaaaataaatataataccggatttttaaatttaaaaatatgatggCTTATGTCGAACGACGATACGTGCTCCACTTCAGGTTATTAAAAAGTAAACTTTTAACAAAGCATTCGATTTTCTGTGCGTTGGCCAAGATCTGGATGAAGAAATTTATCAGAAAAACTGAATATCGGTTCAGTTATTTCTTGACGATTTGTACCAAAACGCCGTAGCTCATCGCTTTTAaagtttttatatattttcaaccatCAAAAATTTCGGTAAGTCCCAGCTTTGAGAATAAcgtattttacaattatatgaTACCAAGACTGGAAGAGAATGTTGGAATCATTTCGTTGCGTTTGATAAGATATTAACTGAAGGAAGTCCAAGTATCAATTGAATCGGCAGTTCTGTACTAATTCTCAACTGATAATTGTCCATGATTTAACATTGACATATTGGCATAATAAATAAGCAGTATTTTGGATTTAAGGCCGAACTTCGTAGATTGGTAAATACACGACGTGCTTCCAAATGCGCCGCTAGTGAAATCACTCAGGAGGATTGATCAGTAGCTGCGCCAATCCGGCAACAGCACTAGTGAACCCGGCGTTGTAGTCAAGTGTTACTTCCGTGTAGATATAGTCTTCTCTGAAATCGAGAAACCTGTCAGCTTCGTCCGGTCCTGAAACCAAGGCTCCGTGGAGAATCTGCGGGTTCGGTGTTGTCCGATTAAATTCTGCCCATCCGCAAGGTGCTGGCCTATCGGGACAAGAAGCTGCGGCGTGATGTGCCTGTTTTGGTGGATTCAATCCCCATCCGACTACATAACTTCGCCCTGAAATTGAATTCGAATACTGTTAAAGAAGAATTTTGACATCAAGAATTTAGCTCGAGGCTCGCGCTAAGTTGGTACAGCAAAGAATACTCTAGAGCGAAAGTATGATTGTTTTGTGCTGGACGGGTAATGGACGCATTGGGCTATGGAACCTTAAGCGTTCTGGGCATCGACGTTCACGCAGTAACAACCGTGACTGTAATCGTTGCTATGATTAAGGACATTGTCACACGCCCTTGAGTTTAACCAGCTAATATAATTATGAACAAATGGCTCGTACCTGTACCGCCGAGGATATAGTGTATCTGATCACGTGCGAAATTTCTGTACTCCTCGGAGTTGCCGATAGCCGGGTAATCGGCGGCCTGAAGACAGATGAATGCTACGTTAGCTGCGTGGCAAAGAGTGCCGAATTTATCTATGTAGAGGAGGCCTTTTGCAGTTCGCTTTTGATCTCGAACCGAAAAATCGCAGAAGGCTCGGGCGGCATTTTGATATTCTTGCTGCTCGGTAAGCTGAGCCATGATAACCTGCGAAACAGTCGAATAAATAATTGGTTTAATGATGCGCACACGACGAAGTGAAACGTCCTTACTTCCTTAAATCGCAAATCGGCAAATCGTCGTGCTGAAACGGCGCAGAATTTCTCAAGATACGCTCTGATTCGTTTACTAGTCTCCGTTAACAACGATCATTCAGCGCATCTTGACGTCCGTTCGAAAATCGATCGAGATGTGAAAATAAAGGATAATCTTTAACTGGAACTCACCTGTACACCGGCCACCTTCTTATTGTAGTAGAATTCATTTGGTCGTTCTTTCAGATGGAAGTGCTGATAGTGGTGCTCGGCGTCCTCCAGATATTTCGATTCATTGGTGGCTCGGAAAAGCCAGGCCGCAGCCCAAGCCAGCTCGTCGCCGTAGTCGATGCTCTCGTAATATTGGGCTGCACCTTTGATCACCTCGTGATAAAGTCCTCTTCGAGTATTGGCGAAATGGTAAAGTTCTTTGGCGTGTCGGAGACACTCGGCACTGTACGAGGCGTTCGAGTCGTGGAAGAGGATGCTGGTAACCGCCAAGGCGGCGGCCGTTTCACCGGCAAGATCCGAGCCTGTCGATTGGAATTGGAATGTAGTGCGTGACGGTCGTTAGTCACGGGCATGGCAAAGTCTAATATCGATTAAAATTAacagtcaaaaaaaaaaaaaacgaaagaaaaagaaggaaggatGCTCGTACTGGTAACAAAGAAACTGATTCCTCCGATACACCCAGCTTTCTTTAGCTTTTgtgtaaatgaaatgaatgcCGAATGGTTCGCGGTAGAAAATCGAACGTTCAATTAGTGTAGACCTCTGGTTTCAATAGACGTGTTCCACTATCTAATTTTCGGTCTCcttttgaatatatttaagTAATCATTGTTAAGTCATCATTGGCTCTAAGTCATCAGGTCTGTAACCGGGCTGGGGATTTCACGAGGTTGTATAAGTAGTCGCTTTGGCCGCTCCCTTTCATAATATCGTGCAACTCACCGTGTGGATCGCTTACGTCGTATCCCTAATTATAAGCTCTGAATTTTATCGTAACGGTTTGTACGTTCCATAAAAACTTATAGAAATCCTTATCTAGATTCGAAATCTCGAAGGACGAAAATCAAATCCGTACAAAGTTTTAACGTGCCTTCCACGGCGCCATTGTATACCTGGATGATCCGAATCGATCTTGAAAGCCGGCCTCGAGGTGTTCAACTCCTCTGGTCTTCCCCAGAATCTATGATCCAGGGCGAAGTCCCCGACTTGACCATAAAGTACGTCTTCGCTCACGTGACATTTGATGAAGTAATCCGTCGCCCACTTGACCGCCTCGCGTAGTTCGTCGAGTTGACCTGCGGCCTCGTAGGCTTGGGGCCAGCTTACCGCACCCCAGGCCAGGAGGGTCGTCATAGAGGCCATTGTGAACCCAAACTTAACAAAGTCTCCAGCTGtttagaaatagaaaaagcAGGTTGTATCTTCGTTAAAAATCACTTCAGTTACCAAGACGCGGCGTCGGTTAGCCGCTTTGTTTGAAATTGTGAGAAATGCCTGATCTGGGAGCTTCTTTGTCATTCCGAAAGCCTGCAAGGATGCGTAtttctattgaaaatttctcgcaCAGTCGGTGGCGGAGTGAAACCAAAGGTACGAATCGACCAACTGGTATGACTATACTATATTTACTCTCAACTAAATGAAAGAATCGTAGATGCATGCGGAACAGAAAAGTTTCCGCAAACGTACTTTTTTCGTACATCTTGACAGGGTAAATTATATGAATAGTTGTTGAACGGACATCTGAGTATGGTAGATTTGCTATGCGATTTCAGGAACTTATTTTAAGTACCCGGTATTTGCTACTCCATTTATAACATTTTTCGCTGCCCCTCCTTCCGAGCTTCGGATCTTACAGCGTACTAACAATTAACGATGGAGCAAAAATATTGCTTTTATACACACaaggaatttaatttttttattttactctattcaaataattcaaataaaagtGTTTTCACTTCGTGGTAGAAACCGTTGTTCCGATTACGATTTAATAAATGGAAGAAACATCCTTTAGGCCATATTTTGTGGTGACGACAAATCATTCATCCGCATATGTGTTGGCctaattatcaaaaattagAACTTACTTTCCGCGTTTTCACGCAAGTGGTTTTCGTAACAAGTATTGTGTGACAAAGCATTGGTTTATCAGTTTTAACAATTTACCGTCATAATAGCCTCCGGTGAGGTCCTCGCCGTTCTGACCACGATCTTCCAATCCGGAATCCCCTCTCCAGGGTATTCGATTGTTCTTTGGAAGGCGTCCCGACCGCTGAGCTTCGTAGAAAAGCAACGATCGCTCCAGAACTTCGAAGTAGTCGCGTTCGTCCTCGACGATATCCTCGTTCGACGGTGGCGTCGCCAAGCTTATTCCGAGAAGTGCGAACCACAGGAACCCGACCACGATCTAATATTGAACGGGGAAGAACAATTGTGCAAGATTAGTTGCACAAACAACGTGTAACACACtgttctttctcttttcaacAATGACGACACCCATGCAATCTTGAATTATACATTCAATCCCCGTGCAGTGAGTTACGGAACTGTAGTTCCGCAGATCTGAGTGACAACGAGTTTTGAATCGATCAAATTGGAAGAATGGTTAGTTGCTAACAATCGCATCAGTTTGAAATTACGTAAGAGatgtaaatttgcaaacgTTTCGCAAAACGTTGGTCAGCTCTGCGCAGTTTATGATAATTGACAATAATATTTTGCGTTGTGGTAAACTGACATATAAGcccaagaaaaatattcaaaggcAATTATAGCTatctgatgaaaaaaacaacagaaaaaCAGAATCAACCAACGCATTGGTCACACGgctcaaaaattttcctcattttatTATACCCATGTGATAAGATCTTTCAGCTGCGAAGCTACGCAACTGCTACTTACCCAGTGTGGTTAAAATTGCCTGCATATTCTAATCGTataaacaagaaacaaaaaaatgtaacacgTATAAAAgggcaaacaaatttcgacATTAAATTTTTACGCGTCAACAGCGTTTTCCGCATCGTCGATCCGAGTAGGTATACGTGTAATTTTGAATAGGGACAACAAAGTAAAATCGGCAGATAGTTTGCCGATCAGTTCACTCCGCATGTACGATTCGATTACTAAAATAGACGACAGATCGATAGATCTTGGCAAACGTGAGCAGGCAAGGGattgaaaaagagaaggaaaaggcGGGAGGCGTCGAGCAGATCCTGGGATCGAGGGTACGACTCGCTTCGCACGTCGTCGCCTTGGGATTGGCCAGCCATTGTTATTAACGTAATTAATATTTCGGTCGTTTCTGAACGGTATAAGCACACGCATGCCGAACAGTGCCTGGCACACGCGGATCTGCGCACACTTGTTTAGGTATCGAAAGGCCGTCTCCGCAGGCGTGAGCGATAAATCCTGCAGTCGTAAGCGCCTGTGGCGAGTACCGACCAAAGCGGACGTGCCGTACCTAACTAAACCCGAGGAATGAGAAGGACGAGAAAATATTACTGTTCCGTGACCGCTCCTCACGTCAGGCTCACCTACCTGTGAGGTCTAAGATCTTCGTACAAGCTGCAGGGTGGCCGTAAGGACCCGTGGGATTCGAAATTTCCCGAGTTTTAAGGAAAAGTTGAACATCACTTTTTACCGCGAATATTTCAGCGTAGAAACTTTGTTTGTCGAGAAGCccaggatttttattttaccgcTTTATACTCTTATCCTCAACGTTCTTGGAAAACCTCAAGCAATCAACATCGAAAAGTTGGCGAAAACATCGAATCTCATCGACGGTCTGAGCAGTTACAGCTTCTTGTTTCCCAATTTGCCGAAACATTTTCCTTACTGACTAACCGCAATCTTTGGGTAACCTCAGAGGTCCTGCAAGGAAAGATTTTCGTGAAATCGTAGAATCGAATTTTCTTGAGGGATGGTAATGTTGTGATTCGGAGGTTTTACTGTAGGGTTGAAACTTGTACCGAGATGATATCAATATAACACTAACAATAAATGATTTCGAG is drawn from Neodiprion fabricii isolate iyNeoFabr1 chromosome 3, iyNeoFabr1.1, whole genome shotgun sequence and contains these coding sequences:
- the LOC124177705 gene encoding endoglucanase E-4-like, which translates into the protein MTASYTICNRLTIVVGFLWFALLGISLATPPSNEDIVEDERDYFEVLERSLLFYEAQRSGRLPKNNRIPWRGDSGLEDRGQNGEDLTGGYYDAGDFVKFGFTMASMTTLLAWGAVSWPQAYEAAGQLDELREAVKWATDYFIKCHVSEDVLYGQVGDFALDHRFWGRPEELNTSRPAFKIDSDHPGSDLAGETAAALAVTSILFHDSNASYSAECLRHAKELYHFANTRRGLYHEVIKGAAQYYESIDYGDELAWAAAWLFRATNESKYLEDAEHHYQHFHLKERPNEFYYNKKVAGVQVIMAQLTEQQEYQNAARAFCDFSVRDQKRTAKGLLYIDKFGTLCHAANVAFICLQAADYPAIGNSEEYRNFARDQIHYILGGTGRSYVVGWGLNPPKQAHHAAASCPDRPAPCGWAEFNRTTPNPQILHGALVSGPDEADRFLDFREDYIYTEVTLDYNAGFTSAVAGLAQLLINPPE